The following is a genomic window from Nocardioides thalensis.
TCGAGAACAAGCGCGGGGAACGCCAGATCCCATGACGGGTCCCGGCACGGCGCTGGTCACGGGCATCGCCGGCCAGGACGGCATCTACCTCGCCCGCCTACTGATGGCCGCGGGCCACCGGGTGGTCGGCACGGTGCGTCCCGGCGGCGACGGCGCGCAGCGGGTCGCGGCCTACCTCCCCGGGGTCGAGGTCGTCAGCCAGGACCTGAGGGACGCGGCGGGCATGAGCGACGTCGTCCGCCGGTGGGAGCCCGACGAGGTCTACAACCTCGCCGCGTTCAGCTCCGTCGGACGCAGCTGGGCCGAGCCCGACGTCGCGCGTCAGACCAACTGCGACGCCGTTGGCGCGCTCGTCGACGCGGCGCTCGCGACGCAGGCGGCCACCGGCCGGGAGATCCGTTTCTTCCAGGCGTCCTCGGCCGAGGTCCGCGGCGCCGCCGCCGACAGCCCCTACGCCCGCGCCAAGGCGGAGGCCGAGGCGATCGTGCGGGACGCGCGCGACCACCGCGGCCTGCACGCCAGCATCGGCATCCTGCACAACCACGAGAGCCCGCTGCGCGGGACGGCGTTCGTCACCCGCAAGATCACGCTCGGCGCCGCCGAGATCGCGCTCGGGCGGCGCGACCACCTCGCGCTCGGCAACCTCGACGTCAGCCGCGACTGGGGCTTCGCCGGCGACTACGTGACGGCGATCCACGCGATGGTCCGCTACGACGCTCCGACGGAGCTCACGATCGGCACCGGCACCCCGCACACGCTCGAGCAGCTGCTCGTGACCGCGTTCGCCGCCGCCGGCATTGCGGACCCGGCGCCGTACGTCCGCCAGGACCCGGAGCTGATGCGGCCCGTCGACGCCGCGTTCCTCGTGGCCGACCCCGAGCCGGCCGCCGCCGCGCTGGGCTGGCGGGCGACGACGTCGTTCGAGGACCTGGTCGCCCACATGGTGCGGGTCGACCTCCGCCGGCTCCGCACGGGCGTCGTCGACGACCCGGGCTACCTGGACCCGTCAGCGCGCTGACAGGAGCCCGTCGCGCACGGCCTGGGCCGTGCCGCGCCACTGGAATCCGTCGGTGTGCCGGCGCCCGGCCTCGAGGTGCTCGGGCGAGAACTCCATCGCCTCCCGCATCGCGGCGGCGAGATCGGCTGCGCCCACCGAGCGGGCGGTCGCGGCGTGGCCGCCGGTGACCTCCGCGAGCGCCTCGTCACCCGAGACCACAAGCGGGATCCGCAGTCGCAGCGCCTCGATCGCGGGCAGGCCGAAGCCCTCGAAGTCGGAGGGGAAGACCACCAGGCTGGCGCCGGCGAAGCAGGCCTTGAACTCGTCGTCGTCGAGCCACGGCATCAGCTGGACGCGCTCGGCGATGCCGAGCTCGCTCACCCGCGCGGTGGCGCTCTCGCGGTCGGCCCGGCCCATGCCCACCAGGCGCAGCACCATCTTGTCGTCGGTCTCGCAGAACTGCCGCCAGCCCTCGAGCACCGCGGGGACGTTCTTGTTGGAGAAGTGGCCGAACGCGAGGGCGTACGGCGGCTCGCCCTTCGGCACCTGCGGCCAGCTGTCGACGTGATCGGCGCCGTAGCGGGCGACCACGCCCTTGCGCGCGGCCCGGGCGTGCGACCGCTCGAGGTCGCTCAGCGTCCGGCGCGAGATGCAGTAGATGCCGTCGGTCTGGCGCATGTTCCAGCCCCACGACACCCGGCGCGCGATCCGGCGGGACAGCGGGAACTGGTGCGGGCGCAGCTCGTGGCGCAGGTCGTAGAGGATGATGCCGTGCGGCGTCGGCGCTCCGAGCAGCCCGCTGGCCGGCACCGCGGAGAGCACCGCGTCGGCACCCAGCTCGCGGGCGGCGCGCCGTACGCCCAGCGTCCTTGCCCAGATCCGGCCGGCCGCGCCGCCCACCGGCGGCGTCATCACGATGCTCTCCATCCCCTCGGGGAGGACGAGCTTCTTGTCCTCTGCGGCGACGACCGTCACTCGGTCGTCGGTGCCCAGCTGGGACCAGCCGAGGAGGAGGTTCTCGACCGTGATCGCGGCACTTCCGGGCTGGACTGCGAACGCATCGACGAGCAGGTGCAAGAGAAAGATCCGATCAATGGTCGTGGGGGCCGACGCCCGAGGCGGAGCAATTGGGGCGAGACTACCGAGGGTCTTCGTCGTTAGGACGAACATGCTCAACTCCAGCGACACCCCCGATTTCCAGCTGGACGTCGTGATCATCGGAGGCTGCGGCCGCGTCGGTCTTCCCCTGGCCATCGCGTTCGCCAAGCAGGGCCTCCGTGTGTGCTCCTACGACGTCGACGAGGCGCGCGTGAAGCTCGTCAACGACGGCAACCTGCCGTTCGACGAGCCCGGCGCGGCCGAGCCGATGCTGGCCGCGGTCGACGAGGGCCGCCTCTCCGCCACCACCGACGCCTCCGTCGTCGGCATGGCCGAGAACGTGGTCGTCGTCATCGGAACGCCCGTCGACGAGCACCTCAACCCGGACCCGAACATGCTCGCGAAGGCGCTGCAGCCGTGCGACGCCTACTTCCGCGACGGCCAGCTCGTCGTCCTGCGCAGCACGCTCTTCCCCGGCGTCACCGACCGGCTGATCGACGCGTCGATCCTGGACGGGCGCGAGATCGACGTCGCGTTCTGCCCGGAGCGCATCCTCGAGGGCCACGCCATGGAGGAGCTCTACTCGCTCCCGCAGATCATCGGGGCCCGCAACGACCGCGCCCGGCACCGGGCCGCCGAGCTGTTCGGCGTGCTGACCGACCGGCTGATCTACACGGGCACCCAGGAGGCGGAGCTGGCCAAGCTCTTCGCCAACGTCTACCGCTACATCAAGTTCGCGACGGTCAACCAGTTCTACATGATCGCCAACGAGCGCGGCCTCGACTTCGAGGAGATCCGCCGCGTCGTGACCCAGGACTACCCGCGAGCGGCCGACATGCCGCGCGCCGGCTTCGCCGCCGGGCCGTGCCTGTTCAAGGACACGATGCAGCTGGCGGCGTTCAACGACAACAACTTCGCCCTCGGGCACGCGGCGATGCTGGTCAACGAGGGCCTGCCGCTGCACGTGGTCAGCCGGCTCGAGCAGCAGCACGACCTGTCGAAGATGACGGTCGGGGTGCTCGGCATGGCGTTCAAGGGCGGGTCCGACGACACCCGCGAGAGCCTGTCCTACAAGCTCAAGCGGATCCTGCGGTTCAAGGCGGCGAAGGTCCTGACGACGGACCCGTACGTCACTGACGACCCCGACGTCCTGCCCCTCGAGGAGGTCCTCGACCGGTCGGACCTGCTGATCATCGCCACCCCGCACCCCGACTACCGCGAGCTGCGGCCCCACCAGCCTGTCGCCGACATCTGGGGGATGCTCGGCGCCGGCGTCCGCGTCTGACCCCCACGAAAGGCACGTCTTGACCCGCGTTCTCATGACCGGCTCCGCCGGTTTCATCGGCGGCTACCTCGTCGAAGCGATGCTCGACCGCGGCTGGGAGGTCGTCGGGCTCGACAACTACTCCAAGTACGGCCGCATCACGAAGTCCTACGACGACCACCCCAACTACCACTTCACCGAGGGCGACGCCCGCGACGCGCAGCTGGTCGAGAAGCTCCTCGAGGGCTGCGACCACTTCGTCGCGGCGGCCGCGATGATCGGCGGCATCGCGTACTTCAACAAGCACGCCTACGACCTGATGTCGATCAACGAGGCGATCATGGGCGCCTCCTGCGACGCGGCGATCAACGTGGTCGGCAAGGGCGGACCGCTCAAGAAGGTCACGTACGTGTCCAGCTCGATGGCCTACGGCTCGACCGACCGGTGGCCGTCCGTCGAGGGTGACGAGCTCACGATCCCGCCGCCCGCCAACAGCTACGGCTTCCAGAAGCTCGCGGTGGAGTACTGGGCACGCGCCGCGTGGCAGCAGTACAAGGTGCCGTACACGATCGTGCGGCCGTTCAACGCCGTCGGCGTCGGCGAGCGACGAGCGGTCGGCGACGTCGAGGAGCAGTCGGGCAACGTGCGGCTGGCGCTGAGCCACGTCGTGCCCGACATCATCCAGAAGCTGCTCAAGGGCCAGGACCCGCTGCACATCCTGGGCGACGGGTCGCAGGTGCGCTGCTACACCCACGGCTCCGACCTGGCGGCGGGCATCATCGCGACGCTCGAGCACGACGCCGCGCTCAACGAGGACTTCAACATCTCCACGCCGGTCGCGACGACCGTCCTGGAGCTCGCCGAGGCGATCTGGACGCGGATCAAGGGACCCGACGAGCCGTTCCGCTACGTCAGCGACCCCGCGTTCGAGAACGACGTCCAGAAGCGCATCCCGTCGGTCGACAAGGCCCGCGAGCTCCTCGGGTTCGAGGCGCGGGTGACCCTCGACGAGATGCTCGACGAGCTGATCCCGTGGATCAAGGACGCGCTGCGGCAGGGGATCTTGTGAACGGGTCGGACTCCTTTCGCTCAACCGCCGAGATGGAAGCCGATGGACTGCTAGCGTTCCGCGGCGTGACCCTCCCCCCTGTGGGCGCCGACGCCCTGCGCGCGCTCTACCTCGACCTGCTCAAGCGGAGCCTCACCGGCGCCGTCGCCGAGGACAACGACTCGATCCTCGGCGGTGTCCGCACCGCCGGCTCGCCCTCGCGCAAGAAGCAGGCCGCCGACGCCGTCGGCCGGCTCGCCACCCGCTTCGGGTTCGAGATCGCCTACAAGAAGCCCTACGACCCCAAGGCGCGCCAGCACGGCAACGACTGGCCCTCGCGCGCGGAGTCGATGATCGGCCTGCTGCGCATGCAGAACATCCAGGACTGCATCGAGCGGATCATGGTGGACGGCGTGCCCGGCGACCTGATCGAGACCGGCGTCTGGCGCGGCGGCGCGTGCATCTTCATGGCCGGCAACCTCAAGGCCTGGGGCGACACCTCCCGCAAGGTCTGGCTCGCCGACTCGTTCGAGGGGCTCCCCAAGCCGAACCCGAAGGACTACCCGGCCGACAAGGGCGACTGGTTCTACAAGCAGACCGGCCTCAACGTCGGGGTCGAGATCGTCAAGCACAACTTCGAGCGCTACGGCCTGCTCGACGAGCAGGTCGAGTTCCTCGTCGGGTGGTTCAAGGACACGCTCCCCACCGCGCCGGCGGAGTCGTACTCGCTGATCCGTCTCGACGGCGACCTCTACGAGTCGACCTGGCAGGCCCTGGAGGCGCTCTACCCGAAGCTCTCGCCGGGCGGCTTCTGCATCATCGACGACTACGGCACGCTCCCCGAGCAGGCAGGTGCCGCGGTGCACGACTACCGCAAGCAGCACGGCATCACCGAGGAGATCGTCGACATCGACGGCAACGGAGCCTTCTGGCGCAAGACGATGGAGCAGCCCGCATGAGCGACAAGCTGATCGACCCGGCCGACTGGCCCGGCGGCGTCCTGCTCAACCTCGGCTGCGGCCACCACGCGCCGAAGACGTGGATCAACATCGACCGCTCGCCGATGATGGTGCTGCGGAAGGCGCCGCGGGTCCGCAAGGCCCTGCGCAAGGTCGGCGTGCTCCACGACGCGCACATGATCGACTGGCCGGAGAACATCATCCGGCGCGACCTGTCCAAGCCGCTTCCGCTCGCCGACGGCACCGCCGACGCGGTCTACTCCTCCCACATGCTCGAGCACCTCTTCCTCGAGGACGCCCGGAAGTTCCTCGCCGAGTGCGCCCGCGTGCTCAAGCC
Proteins encoded in this region:
- a CDS encoding TylF/MycF/NovP-related O-methyltransferase, which produces MTLPPVGADALRALYLDLLKRSLTGAVAEDNDSILGGVRTAGSPSRKKQAADAVGRLATRFGFEIAYKKPYDPKARQHGNDWPSRAESMIGLLRMQNIQDCIERIMVDGVPGDLIETGVWRGGACIFMAGNLKAWGDTSRKVWLADSFEGLPKPNPKDYPADKGDWFYKQTGLNVGVEIVKHNFERYGLLDEQVEFLVGWFKDTLPTAPAESYSLIRLDGDLYESTWQALEALYPKLSPGGFCIIDDYGTLPEQAGAAVHDYRKQHGITEEIVDIDGNGAFWRKTMEQPA
- a CDS encoding nucleotide sugar dehydrogenase translates to MLNSSDTPDFQLDVVIIGGCGRVGLPLAIAFAKQGLRVCSYDVDEARVKLVNDGNLPFDEPGAAEPMLAAVDEGRLSATTDASVVGMAENVVVVIGTPVDEHLNPDPNMLAKALQPCDAYFRDGQLVVLRSTLFPGVTDRLIDASILDGREIDVAFCPERILEGHAMEELYSLPQIIGARNDRARHRAAELFGVLTDRLIYTGTQEAELAKLFANVYRYIKFATVNQFYMIANERGLDFEEIRRVVTQDYPRAADMPRAGFAAGPCLFKDTMQLAAFNDNNFALGHAAMLVNEGLPLHVVSRLEQQHDLSKMTVGVLGMAFKGGSDDTRESLSYKLKRILRFKAAKVLTTDPYVTDDPDVLPLEEVLDRSDLLIIATPHPDYRELRPHQPVADIWGMLGAGVRV
- a CDS encoding NAD-dependent epimerase/dehydratase family protein, coding for MTRVLMTGSAGFIGGYLVEAMLDRGWEVVGLDNYSKYGRITKSYDDHPNYHFTEGDARDAQLVEKLLEGCDHFVAAAAMIGGIAYFNKHAYDLMSINEAIMGASCDAAINVVGKGGPLKKVTYVSSSMAYGSTDRWPSVEGDELTIPPPANSYGFQKLAVEYWARAAWQQYKVPYTIVRPFNAVGVGERRAVGDVEEQSGNVRLALSHVVPDIIQKLLKGQDPLHILGDGSQVRCYTHGSDLAAGIIATLEHDAALNEDFNISTPVATTVLELAEAIWTRIKGPDEPFRYVSDPAFENDVQKRIPSVDKARELLGFEARVTLDEMLDELIPWIKDALRQGIL
- a CDS encoding glycosyltransferase; its protein translation is MHLLVDAFAVQPGSAAITVENLLLGWSQLGTDDRVTVVAAEDKKLVLPEGMESIVMTPPVGGAAGRIWARTLGVRRAARELGADAVLSAVPASGLLGAPTPHGIILYDLRHELRPHQFPLSRRIARRVSWGWNMRQTDGIYCISRRTLSDLERSHARAARKGVVARYGADHVDSWPQVPKGEPPYALAFGHFSNKNVPAVLEGWRQFCETDDKMVLRLVGMGRADRESATARVSELGIAERVQLMPWLDDDEFKACFAGASLVVFPSDFEGFGLPAIEALRLRIPLVVSGDEALAEVTGGHAATARSVGAADLAAAMREAMEFSPEHLEAGRRHTDGFQWRGTAQAVRDGLLSAR
- a CDS encoding GDP-mannose 4,6-dehydratase produces the protein MTGPGTALVTGIAGQDGIYLARLLMAAGHRVVGTVRPGGDGAQRVAAYLPGVEVVSQDLRDAAGMSDVVRRWEPDEVYNLAAFSSVGRSWAEPDVARQTNCDAVGALVDAALATQAATGREIRFFQASSAEVRGAAADSPYARAKAEAEAIVRDARDHRGLHASIGILHNHESPLRGTAFVTRKITLGAAEIALGRRDHLALGNLDVSRDWGFAGDYVTAIHAMVRYDAPTELTIGTGTPHTLEQLLVTAFAAAGIADPAPYVRQDPELMRPVDAAFLVADPEPAAAALGWRATTSFEDLVAHMVRVDLRRLRTGVVDDPGYLDPSAR
- a CDS encoding class I SAM-dependent methyltransferase → MSDKLIDPADWPGGVLLNLGCGHHAPKTWINIDRSPMMVLRKAPRVRKALRKVGVLHDAHMIDWPENIIRRDLSKPLPLADGTADAVYSSHMLEHLFLEDARKFLAECARVLKPGGMMRLALPDAEQFARDLLEAGDDPEGKAGIQYGEMLRAHPESRPSGKRLVAFVGGSNWHRWQPTRGLVKSLMTEAGFGDLTEYSFREGKLPHLADVEQREDSWFVEGIKS